Sequence from the Desulfonispora thiosulfatigenes DSM 11270 genome:
TATTAACGCCCTTATTTTATACACATATTCAGACACGAGAGGGAATCATAAAAAAAAGAAATGAGCTCCCTAAAAAAGGCTTAATAATGTCAATAATTATTTTAGCCGGAATTTTCTTAATTCAGTTTCAACAAGCTCAGGCTATTTCTTTATCTAATACTTTAATAGGAATTATACCTGTTGTTATTGCTGCATTTTCTTATCCTCTAGGAAATAGAAAGATGATGGAAGTGTGTGGTAATAGGCTTAACACCTTTCAAAGAGTTTATGGGATGACCCTTTGTTCGCTGCCTTTTTGGCTAATCTTATCGAGCTACGGAATTTACACCGTAGGATTACCAAGCCACAATCAAGTAGTACAATCACTTATAGTGGCTATTTTTTCTGGGGTTATTGCTACTATTTTATTTTTTAAAGCAACTGAAATGGTACGAACTAATCCTCCTAAATTAGCTGCTATCGAAGCAACCCAATCAGCAGAAATTATCTTTGCCCTATTAGGTGAAGTTATCCTCTTAGGTGGTAATTTGCCTAACTCATATGCTTTATTTGGAATGTTCTTAGTAATTTTAGGGATGATTTTAAATAGTTTAACTTCAAATTCATAACAAAAAGATAGTAAATTTAATTACTATCTTTTTAAATTTAAACAATCCTTATGCACTTTTTAAAATCTTAATAATATCCTTAAATTTAACCTTATTCCCATACATTAAAGTGCCCATACGATAAATCTTAGCTGCTAACCATCCTATTAACCCTGTTGTTAAAATTAAAATGCTTAAAGAAATTATGATTTCTAAATTTGAAACAGTTCCCATAGATATTCTCACAAACATAGCCATAAAGGAACTAAATGGGATAAAGGACGCAACCTTTAATAATGACCCTTCCGTATTTTGCATACCTACAATCGCAATAAAGAACACTACGACGAATAAAATAGTTATCGGGGCTGAACTTGAGCTTATATCCTCAGTTCTTGATACTAAAGCTCCTAAGGCTCCATAGATAAAGGCATAAATAAGATAACCCAAAGTTCCAAAAACAAAAAATGTTAGTAAAATATTTTCTGGCATTTCAAAAATAAAATCCAAACTATTGTTCCAGGCACCTTTATTTAAATGATAAGCTATAATCCCCGTTAAAATGATTAAGGCGAATTGAATGATTCCTGCTAAAGCTCCTCCAATTACCTTACCAAACATTAAATTACTACTCTTTGTACTCGTAATTAAAACTTCCATAGTTCGGTTACTTTTTTCACTAGCCACAGACGTCGCTATCAGTTGGCCATAAAGAATAATCATAAAATAAAGACCAAAGATCAAAATATAAGTATATACAAAATTTTTCTCACTATCTTTTCCTAAAACCTTAGTATCAGCCTCTATTTGAGGATAAATTATCCCTTCGATTTCTGTATATTCTATACCCCTCTTTTCTAGTTCAGCTGTGCGATAAACTTCTGTTAAGGCATCTTCAAAATTAATCTGGTCTAAATCCATCATTTGATTATTTTTAATTACATACTCATAGTTGGTGGGACTTTTAATAATATATCCTGCTGTAAATTCCTCAGAGGTAACCTTTTCTTCTAATTCTTTACTAGTATTTGCTTTAACCAAAGTACCCGCTAGAAAGCTATCCTGTAGCTTTGTTATATTAGAAATTTGCTCTTTTTCATCAACATAGCCATAAAGTCGATCCCCCGTGTCTTCGCTTACATTATCTGTATCCCCATTAATTCCATCGCTAGAATCAGAGCTAAAAAAGGCATCCTGGATCGTTGGCACAGAAAGTCCAATAGCTAGAAGCAAACAAAGAATTATAGTTGGAATTATAAAAGACTTGTTTTTCATAAATCCCATTAATTCAAATTTTAAAACAATCCAAAAATCTCTCATTAGTTAGCACCTACCTTTTGGACAAATATATCCTCTAGCCTAGGTTCATACACAGAAAATTGTTCAATATCTATATCAATTTCACCAAGTGCCTGTAAAAAATCATTTTTCGTATGTGACCCTAATAACTCTATAACTAAATATTCTTTTCTCTTTTCGATTACCTTTACAATTTTGTTTAACTTACTTTCTAGTGTGTCTTTTAATTGTTCTGAGCTTAAATTAACGGCACTAATCGTTAATCTATTTTGACCATATTCTAATTTTATTTCTTTTAAATTGCCGGTTAAAACGATATTCCCCTGATCTATTAAAGCAATTTCTTCACAAAACTCTTCTACATAATTCATTTGATGGCTTGAAAATATTAATAACTTATTTTCTATAATTAACTCTGTGATAATGTCCTTTAAAATCTGAGAATTTACAGGGTCTAAGCCACTAAAAGGCTCATCTAAAATAATGATATCTGGATTACTTAAAAAGGTTTCGGCTAATTGCACCTTTTGTTGATTTCCCTTAGATAAGGTTTCTAACTTTTTATCCTTATATTCTTCTACACCTAATCTTTCTAACCAATATAATGCATTAGTTTTAGCTTCCTTACTACTTAACCCTTTCAGCTTGCCTAAATACTGCAATTGGTCTAAAACCTTTTTCTTCGGATATAATCCTCTTTCCTCGGGTAAATATCCTATCTTTTGGTTACGTGCATTAAATTTTTCTCCATTTAAAATAATTTCACCCTGATTTGCTTCAAATAAATTCATAATAATTCGTATAGTAGTAGTTTTTCCTGCTCCATTTCTACCTAAAAGACCTAAAGCCTTACCACTTGTGACCGAAAAGGAAATACCATGTATAACCTCTTTCCCTGAAAAGCTTTTGGTCAAACTTTTTATTTCTAATTTCATATGACCCCCCAATATGTCTTGTGTCTTTTAATAGTATAATTAATTTTTATTTATAAATTCATTAAAGGAAGTAAAAATAATAAATAATCAACATTTGTACGATAATTATTATCGGTACCCCTAGCGTAAAAGATTTATGCTTTGTCTTATGTCGAAAATAATATATAGACACGATAAGGCCCACCGAACCCCCTATTAGAGCTAGGTAAAAAAGAGTCTTTTCTCGCACCCTTCTTTTATGTTGTATCGCTGCCTTTTTATCAAGTCCAGATACTATAAAAGCAAGAATATTGATGCAAATTAAATAATAGGAAATGTATTTATGCATTGTGCCTCCTTGATAATATGTCTTATGAACTTTTATCCCACTACTAACTTATTTGTTCTTTTTAAGAATTTAGCTGGTATTGGGTTGTCTAGTTTCCAAGTAATATTCATTGGTCTACTTCCTTCATGTTTCACATAGTTTGCGGTGCCTAAAAAAGTAAATGGAGCAGTCCCAGCTAAATCAGTATTAAATTCACGAACGAATAAAAGCACCTTAAAACCTTGTTTACGGTGATTAATATAGCGTTTTCCTGTTATCGATTCCTCGGACGTTGTACTTTGACTCTGCCAATGGAATAACCACTCATTAATAGAGTAATCATTATACATAGTAGTTGGAGAATAATCTTTCAGAGCCTTGTTTAGCGTGATAATAAAGACATCCAAATTCTTTTCAGGTAGCCATTTTACGCCTTGACGTATGACACTAGGTTTTAGATAATCAAGTGCCACAAAGATTTGATCTCTTGTATATTTACAATGGACATCAAGAGGACAATCAAAACCTAAATCAATTGATATATCTATAAAATTGATATGATCAAATTTATATTTAAGGATCTCTATTAATTCACTATATAAAACTAAATTTTTCTGGATCTCCACCAAACCATCTTTAAGACTAGAAAATCCGCATTCTTCGTAGGATTTCTGCCATACAGTAAATTGAAACATTTGAAGCATTCTTATTTGCCCTTTACTTAGTTTGTTAAGGTCTAAACTTCCTACCTCCGGCAAAACTTCAATCAAAAATGACAACCACCTTCTTGAATCAATAGCACAAATTTTCGCAAATGCTTTTGTTAAAATATTTTCTAATTTTTCATCGAAATTCTCCCTTACCCCCGCCTCAACACAAAGCCGTGAGAAACTATTCCTTGTATATATAGTGCGAATGTCTAACTGATAATGATTAATAAAATTTTCTAAGGTTAACTTTTTATCTGTATCTTCTTCAAAATTTGCAATACGTGAAATGATACCCACCTTTGTTCCAAAGGATGAACGAATATTGTCTAATATATATTTTTTTGCTTTACGTTCTAGCTGAATATAGCATCCTTTAGGAACAGAAATAAAACCATCTTTAATTTCCCTATCTATTCCTTTTGTAGAATTTGCTAATAGTGCAGCAAACTTATTTTCAAAATTATACTTCTTGTTTGCTTGACCAATAAAATCAAGAACAGTGAGACAATCCTTATTTTCAGCTAAACGCAGCCCACGTCCTAGCTGCTGTAAAAATACGGTCAATGACTCTGTTGGACGTAAAAATAGAACAGTGTTTACTTCAGGA
This genomic interval carries:
- a CDS encoding multidrug resistance efflux transporter family protein, with amino-acid sequence MKKSLLFGIFASFFFAFTFILNRQMNLAGGSWVWSASLRYLFMFPILFGIVRYKNELREVYLNIKENPVPWFVWSTVGFGFFYAPLCLGSTYGASWMVAGTWQITIIAGALLTPLFYTHIQTREGIIKKRNELPKKGLIMSIIILAGIFLIQFQQAQAISLSNTLIGIIPVVIAAFSYPLGNRKMMEVCGNRLNTFQRVYGMTLCSLPFWLILSSYGIYTVGLPSHNQVVQSLIVAIFSGVIATILFFKATEMVRTNPPKLAAIEATQSAEIIFALLGEVILLGGNLPNSYALFGMFLVILGMILNSLTSNS
- a CDS encoding ABC transporter permease, with the protein product MRDFWIVLKFELMGFMKNKSFIIPTIILCLLLAIGLSVPTIQDAFFSSDSSDGINGDTDNVSEDTGDRLYGYVDEKEQISNITKLQDSFLAGTLVKANTSKELEEKVTSEEFTAGYIIKSPTNYEYVIKNNQMMDLDQINFEDALTEVYRTAELEKRGIEYTEIEGIIYPQIEADTKVLGKDSEKNFVYTYILIFGLYFMIILYGQLIATSVASEKSNRTMEVLITSTKSSNLMFGKVIGGALAGIIQFALIILTGIIAYHLNKGAWNNSLDFIFEMPENILLTFFVFGTLGYLIYAFIYGALGALVSRTEDISSSSAPITILFVVVFFIAIVGMQNTEGSLLKVASFIPFSSFMAMFVRISMGTVSNLEIIISLSILILTTGLIGWLAAKIYRMGTLMYGNKVKFKDIIKILKSA
- a CDS encoding ABC transporter ATP-binding protein — encoded protein: MKLEIKSLTKSFSGKEVIHGISFSVTSGKALGLLGRNGAGKTTTIRIIMNLFEANQGEIILNGEKFNARNQKIGYLPEERGLYPKKKVLDQLQYLGKLKGLSSKEAKTNALYWLERLGVEEYKDKKLETLSKGNQQKVQLAETFLSNPDIIILDEPFSGLDPVNSQILKDIITELIIENKLLIFSSHQMNYVEEFCEEIALIDQGNIVLTGNLKEIKLEYGQNRLTISAVNLSSEQLKDTLESKLNKIVKVIEKRKEYLVIELLGSHTKNDFLQALGEIDIDIEQFSVYEPRLEDIFVQKVGAN
- a CDS encoding DUF1294 domain-containing protein, producing MHKYISYYLICINILAFIVSGLDKKAAIQHKRRVREKTLFYLALIGGSVGLIVSIYYFRHKTKHKSFTLGVPIIIIVQMLIIYYFYFL